Genomic segment of Nostoc sp. GT001:
AGTGATAACTTTGATTGTACTCTCACTTCGATTTTTTCATATCCTGCTTCACGCATTTTATCTGCAATGTAATGGCTGAATTGCAAAATCATATCTGGTCGTCCAGCCATAGTACAAACTTGCCAGGGAGCGAGAAAATTTTGTGGATCAAACTTCCAGGTTTGATTTCCAACAGGATCAGTCACAATAAACTGCACATTTCCTTGCTTGCTCAATAGTTTCATGCGCCATGAAAAGCGATGCCCTTCATAGGTCCAATTTACGTTTCCTGGATAAAGAAAGTGACGCAAGGGAATAAGAAGTTGTAACGCCAGGTATATACTTAAAAAAACGCATGTACTAACTCTCCACCATCGCAAATACTTTGCTTTCATGAATGGAGCAGGATTACAGTGCCTCACAGTCCACCAACGCTTCACAAAACTTCGAGGAAAATCAGGGGCTAAGAAGAGACCTGTAGAGGCAATCATTATCCAAGGAAAAATGCCGATTGAAAACAACCGGGAATTCATTAAATGAAAGATTACAGCACATACAAAGGCGATTAACCGAGTACGTCGCCATAGCAAACAGGGAAAGACTAGCAAATCTAAGAAGAAACCACCATAGCTAAGAAGATACACCATCGATGTTTCAGTGAAATATTGCCCAATAAGAGGAAAGTCTGTTCGGGATGACAACCACATTTTCATAGGTTCGGCGTGCAGCAACCAGTCTGAATTCATTTTGGCGATCGCCGCATAAAAATAAACGATACCAATCTGAGTGCGAAGCAGCCAAATTGGCCAAGCCGGAATGGTATCGGAGTAAATTGCTGGACGCTGTAGAGCATCAATCGAAAAGGCACGGTTAGCAGGCAAAAAAATTAGCAGAAAACTCAGCAGACAGACTAGATAGTATTGGTTGATATATCGTGCTTGCTCTAGGAGAAAAGTGTACGTAAAGCCTACAAAAAACAGAAATGCACTAATCCGGTACTTAAATCCAATTGTAATAAAAGATGCCATCACTCCTAGTATGACAAATAGGACGTACATACCATTTTCAGGTAAAGGTTTCACCCAATCGAAGCCGTAATAGCTGAAATGAAAAGGTGGATCAATCCAATAGAGTTTAATCCATCCATAATTCAAGTACCTCCCTACTTCCCAAAGCATGATTGCACCAAAAGTAATCCGAAAGTAAACTAGAGAAGCAATGTCTGTTGCTTGAAATAACCAATTTTGGAAAGCAACAAGCATCTCATAAATACTGAGAGTGTGATCTGACAAGCGAAATAGCTTAAGCATTTTATGTATAAAAAACCGCATATCATAGTAAATAATACTGAATTAATGTTCGTCCTAAGCCAAAAATATTCTTATGTGAAAATAAAGCGAAACTACCAGCATTTTTAAAAGTATAAAAAACTACATTTTTGGTTGCTCACTCACAAATACCCCCATTATGTCAGAGCGTCGAGCTCTATATTTGTAGTCAGCTCATGTCGGCTAAAGATGATTTAATCGACACCTAGAAACATTGGGGAATTGAAAACCGACTCCATTGGGTTCGCAATGTGACTTTTTCAGAAGACTTTGCACTGCAAAGAGGTGGTAATGCTCCAGTTAAGTGGGCAATCTTACATAATTTTTTCATCACTCTTGCCAGATTTTTTGGTTTTCGCACTATCCCTCAAGCTCAACGTGCTTTAGCCAATCAAATTCAAAAGGTTTTTTCTTTCTTTGTATGAAACCACCCTGCTTTCAAGAAACAAGGTAGGCAGGGTGGTTTCATACGAAAAAAGAAAAATACATAAGCCTTGATTTCTTATTTTATAGGATGGCTTTTTACCCCTCTCCAAACCTCTCTCTGTTTCGAGGAGAGGCTTTGAAACCCAGTTTTAGTTTTTCTTAGTTTTTCTCTGCTTGTATGAAACCACCCTGCTACCTTGTTTCTTGAAAGCGCCCCACTGGCGGCGATCGCCACCCGTTACTGATGTAAAGAAACTTTTATAATGGAAAGTACCCTGACAGCTAAAACCGAATCCTCAATAGTGCTTTTAAGCCTGCTTGAAAGCGTGGTTCTGGGCTTTTATGGTTACTATATTGGTGAAGTGGCTTGCGCCACTATCCCGTTCAGAAGATTATCTAATAAGACCAGCCCAGGTCAGGGTTCTCATCATTATTTGACCCTAGACTTCAGCTGAACTCTAGGCAACTTTGATGTATGTAAATTTCCACATCACATAAATCTTTACCATTTTTAGTGTTTCCAGGTTCTAAGTGTGGAGTAAAGAGTTTCTCAGAAGAGGGTTAGTCGTCATAGCCTGGGGATTCACGCCTGCCTTTTGGCTCGTTTCTCCGTCGAGCAGCAAAACAGTTGTTTTCACACTTTCCAGTAATCTTCTCTGATAATGAAAATGAAGCATTGTCAGAAACAGGCTCTGATTGTGAAGAATATCCTATCAGACTGAATCCTAAAATAATAATTATAAGAAGGAAAAGGTAAAATTTCATAAATAAATTTAAAGATGTTACAAACAGATTAACGTTTATTTTCTGATAAATTTTCTTTTTTTACAAACTTAATGTGGAAAAGAGTGAAGATTGGGGTGAGAGCTAGCGAAATAGTGATGAAGTAAAAACCATAACGTATAGTTCTATTTTTTGTATGCATCGACCCTCCAGATAGGTAATTCAAGTAGAGTGGCATTTAGCAAACCAACCACTGCTATCAAGCTAAATGTGGTCGGTGTTTCGGGTTTCCTCAATGCGTACAGTGAGCCAACGAATGAACGGGCGACTGCCCCCGTGAAAGCACAATGCAAATAGTGCGAACGTTCTATTAACCATCAAGGCGGTTAAGACGAGAACAGAGGAAGGTGTTTGCCTTGCCAGTTTTTAGGAGGGTGATGTACCAATACGGTTCGGATAAGCATTTTGAACTCAGAATTACCTTTGGGGAAAAGGTTAAAGGNNNGGGNNNAAAGTTTTTCCCCCTTTCCCTTTCCCCTTTAACCGAACCGTATTGGGTGATGTACCAGCATTGTTCTAAGTTTTGGACAAGGTTAGTCATACAATTGCAGCTTTCAAAATACTTTGTACGGATGCGAATAATTGAGTTGCAAAGCTGGGAGGTACCGAATAGCCGATGATTGACCCCGCCGTAGCAGTCTCAGGCGGGAACTCATACCAAGACGGAAAACCTTGCAAAATGGCTGCACCTTGAATTGACAAAGACTTGACCGTACCATCAGGCAACCAAATATCAGCGAACTTACTTCGGTTGCAGCCCTTGTGATCCGTGAAATGGGAGCGCAAGATAGTGTTGCAAGGTAAATGCCCAGGTTTATACTTGGACTGTGAACGTCCCCCAACTCTTTGTATTAGCAATGGTGTTGGCACGTTTCCGGCTAAAAATTTCTCCAAAGCTTGTTGCTGTTTGGGCAACAGGTGTGAATCAGCCATCGTGGGGATGAGATGGGCGATCGCCTCGTACCAACCACAAGGTGTAGCGCTCGAAGGTAGGGCAACATGAAAACCCCTACTTGCAACCAGAACTAACCGCCGCCGCGCCTGGGGTAGCCCAAAGTCAGCCATGTTGACCACGCTGTAATCGAATGAGTACCCCTCAAGTTCCAAATCTGACAGAATGATACTGAAACTCTGACTGTTCTGATAGTGTGGAACATT
This window contains:
- a CDS encoding HTTM domain-containing protein, whose protein sequence is MLKLFRLSDHTLSIYEMLVAFQNWLFQATDIASLVYFRITFGAIMLWEVGRYLNYGWIKLYWIDPPFHFSYYGFDWVKPLPENGMYVLFVILGVMASFITIGFKYRISAFLFFVGFTYTFLLEQARYINQYYLVCLLSFLLIFLPANRAFSIDALQRPAIYSDTIPAWPIWLLRTQIGIVYFYAAIAKMNSDWLLHAEPMKMWLSSRTDFPLIGQYFTETSMVYLLSYGGFFLDLLVFPCLLWRRTRLIAFVCAVIFHLMNSRLFSIGIFPWIMIASTGLFLAPDFPRSFVKRWWTVRHCNPAPFMKAKYLRWWRVSTCVFLSIYLALQLLIPLRHFLYPGNVNWTYEGHRFSWRMKLLSKQGNVQFIVTDPVGNQTWKFDPQNFLAPWQVCTMAGRPDMILQFSHYIADKMREAGYEKIEVRVQSKLSLNGRNPQLLIDPEVNLVTQRRSLNPSSWIMPLTEILPAKQVKNNSASSLHICEWH
- a CDS encoding DNA cytosine methyltransferase; translated protein: MLLFWLRYCKKTLPKLDVCKNFDNTKIKPVLPDDAPIAVVLFAGGGGIEAGMVQAGIRPVIAVEFDPSKPELSRAIAKTHHRNFREYGCRIIQLTVQEVAQSGFLGFPRRPDYLHASPVCANFSQAHTAKAGKGGETNDDLTAAIAVAEAIRQLQPRVFTLENVPHYQNSQSFSIILSDLELEGYSFDYSVVNMADFGLPQARRRLVLVASRGFHVALPSSATPCGWYEAIAHLIPTMADSHLLPKQQQALEKFLAGNVPTPLLIQRVGGRSQSKYKPGHLPCNTILRSHFTDHKGCNRSKFADIWLPDGTVKSLSIQGAAILQGFPSWYEFPPETATAGSIIGYSVPPSFATQLFASVQSILKAAIV